From the Saccharomycodes ludwigii strain NBRC 1722 chromosome I, whole genome shotgun sequence genome, one window contains:
- the MCM5 gene encoding MCM DNA helicase complex subunit MCM5 (similar to Saccharomyces cerevisiae YLR274W | MCM5 | MiniChromosome Maintenance): MSFDRNDIYSAPVLQGEDNNNENNNTTIIKAFKSFILEFRLDSLFIYRDQLRNNLLVKNFFLKITLDHLIGYNEDLFKKLNEDPTDIIPLFEIATTEVASRIIQLINKSDTTTKIPNCQLILESTNNNANILLRQLTSENVSKIVRISGIIVSSSLLASRASKLTIMCRTCRHTMNINLNNFNTLSGNSVTSLPKSCQADHSTETTGTPIESCGADPYTIIHEKSTFIDQQFLKLQELPESVPVGEMPRTILMTCDRYLTNKLVPGTRVIITGIYAIYQSKSIGGYNSSNGGSSGGGSSAVAIRNPYIKVLGMETSNENPINSISHFSEEEEETFLQLSRRPDLYQLISKSIAPSIYGNEDIKKSIVCLLIGGSKKILPDNMRLRGDINVLLLGDPGTAKSQLLKFVEKVSPIAVYTSGKGSSAAGLTASVQRDPTTREFYLEGGAMVLADGGVVCIDEFDKMRDEDRVAIHEAMEQQTISIAKAGITTVLNSRTSVLAAANPIYGRYDEMKSPGENIDFQTTILSRFDMIFIVKDEHNEARDISIANHVMNIHTGKTGDTEANGDNNSRSEIPIETLKRYITYCRSKCAPRLSPQAAEKLSSHFVNIRKQLLINELESTERSTIPITIRQLEAIIRITESLAKLELSPVANERHVNEAIRLFQASTMDALSQDPLTNDMGGNNNGGNQLLKDVQQIESELKRRLPIGWSTAYQTLRREFVEKRGLSQIALDKALYILERQETIQMRHQRQNIYRSGV, translated from the coding sequence ATGTCATTTGATAGAAACGATATCTATTCAGCCCCCGTTCTCCAAGGTGAagacaataacaatgaaaataacaatacaacaataattaaagctttcaaaagttttatCCTAGAGTTCAGATTAGATTCTTTGTTCATATATAGAGACCAATTAAGAAACAATTTATTGgtgaaaaacttttttttgaaaatcaCATTGGATCATTTGATTGGCTATAACGAAGacttatttaaaaaattaaatgaagaTCCTACTGATATCATTCCCTTATTTGAAATTGCTACTACTGAGGTGGCTTCTAGAATCATTCagttaataaataaatctgaTACCACTACAAAAATTCCAAACTGTCAATTGATCTTAGAATCTACCAATAACAATGCAAATATTCTATTAAGACAGTTGACCAGTGAAAATGTTTCTAAAATAGTCAGAATAAGCGGTATTATCGTATCATCTTCTCTTTTAGCGTCTCGTGCTTCAAAATTAACAATTATGTGCCGTACATGCAGACATACGATgaatattaatttaaataattttaatacacTAAGTGGAAATTCGGTGACTAGCTTGCCCAAGTCATGCCAGGCAGATCATTCAACTGAAACTACGGGGACACCTATAGAGTCATGTGGTGCCGATCCGTATACTATTATTCATGAAAAATCCACGTTTATCGATCAacagtttttaaaattacaGGAGTTGCCTGAATCTGTTCCAGTCGGTGAAATGCCTCGTACCATATTGATGACCTGTGACAGGTATCTAACTAACAAGTTGGTTCCAGGTACAAGAGTCATAATTACCGGTATTTATGCAATTTACCAGTCCAAGAGTATAGGTGGGTATAATAGCAGCAATGGTGGCAGTAGTGGTGGCGGCTCATCCGCTGTGGCTATCAGAAATCCATATATTAAAGTGCTGGGAATGGAAACATCAAATGAAAATCCAATTAATTCGATTTCTCACTTTAGtgaggaagaagaggaaacTTTTTTGCAATTAAGTAGAAGACCAGATTTATACCAATTGATAAGCAAGTCAATTGCTCCATCAATTTATGGAAACGAAGATATTAAGAAAAGTATAGTTTGTTTACTAATTGGTGGTTCcaagaaaatattaccaGATAATATGAGGTTGAGAGGCGACattaatgttttattattaggtGATCCAGGTACTGCTAAATCtcaacttttaaaattcGTGGAAAAAGTCTCACCAATTGCAGTTTATACTTCCGGAAAAGGTTCTTCAGCAGCGGGGTTAACCGCAAGTGTTCAAAGAGACCCCACTACTAGAGAATTTTATTTGGAAGGTGGTGCAATGGTTTTAGCTGACGGCGGCGTAGTCTGTATTGAtgaatttgataaaatgCGAGATGAGGATCGTGTTGCTATTCATGAAGCTATGGAACAACAAACTATTTCTATTGCCAAAGCCGGTATCACCACTGTTTTGAATTCTAGAACTAGTGTTTTGGCAGCTGCTAATCCTATTTATGGTAGGTATGACGAAATGAAATCACCTGGTGAAAACATTGATTTTCAAACAACAATTCTATCTAGGTTTGATATGATTTTTATCGTCAAAGATGAACATAATGAAGCTAGAGATATTTCAATTGCTAATCATGTTATGAATATACACACAGGGAAAACAGGCGACACTGAAGCTAATGGCGATAATAACAGTAGAAGCGAAATTCCGATTGAGACTTTGAAAAGATATATAACCTATTGTAGATCCAAATGTGCACCAAGGCTAAGTCCGCAAGCTGCCGAAAAATTATCTAGCCATTTTGTCAACATAagaaaacaattattaatCAACGAATTGGAATCCACCGAGAGATCAACTATCCCGATTACGATTCGTCAATTGGAGGCTATTATTCGTATAACGGAATCATTAGCTAAATTAGAATTATCACCAGTGGCTAATGAACGTCATGTAAATGAGGCGATTAGATTATTCCAAGCATCTACAATGGATGCATTGAGTCAGGACCCATTAACGAATGATATGGGcggcaataataatggtggtaACCAATTATTGAAGGATGTTCAACAAATTGAAAGTGAATTAAAGAGAAGATTGCCCATTGGTTGGTCAACTGCTTACCAAACATTAAGAAGGGAATTTGTTGAGAAAAGAGGCTTATCTCAAATAGCGTTAGATAAAGCTCTATACATTTTAGAAAGACAAGAAACCATTCAAATGAGGCACCAAAGACAAAACATTTATAGATCTGGGGTATGA